One window from the genome of Leptospirillum ferriphilum encodes:
- a CDS encoding beta-class carbonic anhydrase yields the protein MSRIFEEVLSANKRYVEGFGDKGKLALPPKRQFAILTCMDARIDPAKMAGLSEGDAHVIRNAGGRASDDAIRSLVISYKLLGTKEWFVVHHSDCGMLLFDDEVMRGLLSKSLETARITTKGWEDAGKGPGSDEGRYINFLSFHDLEGSVTEDVRRIRRHPLVPGRIPVYGFTYDVKTGKLVEVPEAMKAGKAV from the coding sequence ATGAGCCGGATATTCGAGGAAGTGCTGTCTGCGAACAAACGGTATGTCGAGGGATTTGGCGATAAAGGGAAACTTGCATTGCCTCCCAAACGGCAGTTCGCGATTTTGACCTGTATGGATGCCCGGATCGATCCGGCAAAGATGGCCGGGTTGTCCGAGGGAGACGCCCATGTCATCCGGAACGCCGGAGGCCGCGCCAGCGACGATGCCATCCGGAGCCTCGTCATCTCCTACAAGCTCCTGGGAACAAAGGAATGGTTTGTCGTGCATCATTCGGACTGCGGGATGCTTCTGTTCGATGACGAAGTGATGCGGGGACTCCTGTCGAAGAGTCTGGAGACGGCAAGGATCACGACCAAGGGGTGGGAAGACGCCGGAAAGGGTCCGGGGTCGGACGAAGGCCGGTATATCAACTTCCTGTCCTTTCACGATCTGGAAGGCAGTGTCACGGAAGACGTCCGGCGCATCCGTCGTCATCCGCTCGTTCCGGGCCGGATTCCCGTTTACGGGTTCACCTACGATGTGAAGACCGGGAAACTGGTTGAAGTGCCGGAAGCGATGAAGGCGGGAAAAGCCGTCTGA
- a CDS encoding NAD(P)/FAD-dependent oxidoreductase yields the protein MKRVVIVGAGFGGLAAARALRERGPKEMEILLISPKPELLYYPGLIWIPTRLRSPGDLRIPLGSFLARYRIRHLPETVTGLRDQGRTVLTDSGQHVNDALLIATGSASLRKLPGIEHSRSICQGIEDAVDIRDRIANLESGTIALGFAGNPQEPSAVRGGPVFELLFGLDTWLRKTGRRNRIALRFFSPAAEPGNRLGPKAVRNLLEEMARRNIPTHLGSRLQAFSPEGVTTEKETFPADLIVFTPGLRGPDWLSGTGLPLSPGGFIRAGATCQVEGWPGTFVAGDCGSYPGPDWMPKQGHSADLQAETATRNILDFLAGREGRRTFRVELVCVVDSYDSGTLVYRTPARNVLFRNPLFHHAKAYFEQRYLARYR from the coding sequence ATGAAGCGGGTGGTTATAGTGGGTGCGGGGTTCGGCGGGTTGGCGGCGGCGAGGGCGCTTCGGGAACGGGGGCCGAAGGAGATGGAAATCCTTCTGATCTCCCCGAAACCCGAACTCCTCTACTACCCCGGGCTGATCTGGATCCCCACCCGTCTGCGGTCCCCCGGGGATCTTCGGATTCCTCTGGGGAGTTTTTTGGCCAGATACCGGATCCGGCATCTCCCGGAGACCGTGACTGGTCTCAGGGATCAGGGGCGCACCGTGCTGACCGACAGCGGACAGCATGTCAACGATGCCCTTCTGATTGCGACCGGATCGGCTTCCCTTCGGAAGCTTCCGGGGATCGAGCACAGCCGGTCGATCTGCCAGGGGATCGAAGACGCGGTCGATATCCGGGACCGGATCGCAAACCTCGAGTCCGGGACGATCGCCCTGGGATTTGCCGGCAACCCCCAGGAGCCGTCCGCTGTCCGGGGAGGACCCGTCTTCGAGCTTCTGTTCGGCCTTGACACGTGGCTTCGGAAAACCGGCCGCCGGAACAGGATTGCGCTCCGGTTTTTCAGTCCGGCCGCCGAACCGGGAAATCGCCTTGGACCGAAGGCGGTCAGGAACCTTCTGGAGGAAATGGCCCGCCGGAATATTCCGACCCATCTGGGCTCCAGGCTTCAGGCCTTCTCCCCGGAAGGCGTCACGACGGAAAAGGAGACGTTTCCCGCGGACCTGATCGTCTTCACCCCCGGTCTCCGGGGACCGGACTGGTTGTCAGGAACCGGTCTTCCCCTGTCACCGGGAGGATTTATCCGGGCCGGCGCGACCTGCCAGGTCGAAGGCTGGCCCGGGACATTTGTGGCCGGCGACTGCGGGTCCTATCCGGGTCCGGACTGGATGCCGAAACAGGGGCATTCGGCGGATCTCCAGGCCGAAACGGCCACCCGGAACATCCTGGACTTTCTCGCGGGACGAGAGGGTCGTCGCACATTCCGGGTGGAGCTGGTCTGCGTCGTGGACAGCTATGATTCCGGGACTCTGGTCTACCGGACGCCGGCCCGGAACGTCCTTTTCCGGAATCCCCTCTTTCACCATGCCAAAGCGTATTTCGAACAGAGATATCTCGCCCGCTACCGGTAA
- a CDS encoding DUF3443 family protein, giving the protein MKRTPLRKIVRAFFLWTGFLLLSGCGGGAAPSPSAPEAVCTGTTPTTNETPADNQMVVYQSTCQGAVNTPVVTLTICVPNTSTCEDVPNILVDIGSTGLRLSHTLSIASKLPQESENGPITECYGFVSGYNYGPVVTATVTLANQSVTVPVQISNSQLSAPSTCVNDYNGSAPFEPYFNGILGLLFPQDDNGLYYEGGSGPTTISTTLMVQNPVFLLGSSENNGVLLSGFPTVSQTPGAPSVSGLLTFGTGDTSNFTKLDTNTYATITASYNGNSSLTAFFDSGSNGFFIDNQTIPPCTSASLSGFFCGTETGQSAILTGTNGTSVTLDFSIEDAEKLFDTGNQDFSSLGGPMPGYFDAGFPAFLSAQTSGQTTGQTIGLQYVSASSKDGYFLYGN; this is encoded by the coding sequence ATGAAACGGACGCCCCTTCGGAAAATCGTGCGCGCGTTTTTCCTGTGGACCGGATTCCTTCTCCTGTCCGGCTGCGGAGGGGGAGCGGCGCCTTCACCTTCTGCCCCGGAAGCGGTCTGCACCGGCACCACCCCGACAACAAACGAAACGCCAGCCGACAATCAGATGGTCGTCTACCAGTCCACCTGCCAGGGGGCGGTCAACACACCGGTGGTGACGCTCACCATCTGCGTTCCCAACACATCCACCTGCGAGGATGTCCCCAACATCCTGGTGGACATCGGATCGACCGGCCTCCGGTTGTCCCACACACTGTCCATCGCTTCCAAGCTCCCTCAGGAGTCCGAAAACGGGCCGATCACCGAATGTTACGGGTTCGTGAGCGGATACAATTACGGACCGGTCGTCACCGCCACCGTCACGTTGGCCAACCAGTCCGTCACCGTCCCCGTCCAGATCTCAAACTCCCAACTTTCCGCCCCGTCAACCTGCGTCAATGACTATAACGGCTCCGCCCCGTTCGAACCCTACTTCAACGGCATTCTGGGTCTCCTCTTTCCCCAGGACGACAATGGCCTATATTACGAAGGAGGCTCCGGACCCACAACGATTTCCACGACTCTGATGGTCCAGAATCCGGTTTTTCTTTTGGGATCTTCCGAAAACAACGGCGTCCTGCTCTCCGGATTCCCGACAGTCTCACAAACCCCAGGGGCTCCATCGGTGTCCGGCCTCTTGACCTTCGGCACGGGAGATACGTCGAACTTTACCAAACTCGATACCAACACATATGCCACCATTACAGCAAGCTACAATGGGAACTCCAGCCTCACCGCCTTCTTCGACAGCGGATCCAACGGCTTCTTTATCGACAACCAAACCATTCCGCCATGCACGTCCGCTTCCCTGTCCGGGTTTTTCTGCGGAACAGAAACTGGACAGTCCGCCATACTGACAGGCACCAATGGAACTTCCGTGACGCTCGACTTCTCCATCGAAGACGCAGAGAAGCTCTTTGACACCGGCAATCAGGATTTTTCCTCTTTGGGGGGACCGATGCCCGGATATTTCGACGCGGGCTTTCCGGCTTTTCTCTCTGCACAAACGAGTGGACAAACGACTGGACAAACGATCGGCCTCCAGTATGTTTCCGCTTCATCGAAAGATGGCTATTTTCTCTATGGAAACTAA
- a CDS encoding DUF2844 domain-containing protein translates to MKKKRPLVLSVFGILLCLFFLLPKNVRAGLDGDRTLIAQDAEKLGLVAGPVTNGKGYSTVTLTLPATSPLSMNGRKTLTVREFFDTGGTIFAVAWEGSLPPDLSVLLGDKMTRVPKKNLSPYRHQLFVQTPDLKLRVIGTARFRAGNAWIPTRLPPGFRTDQIRVQAP, encoded by the coding sequence GTGAAGAAAAAACGCCCTCTTGTCCTGTCCGTCTTCGGGATTCTTCTCTGTCTGTTTTTCCTCCTGCCCAAAAACGTTCGGGCGGGGCTTGACGGAGACCGGACCCTGATCGCCCAGGACGCCGAAAAACTGGGACTCGTTGCAGGTCCCGTGACAAACGGAAAAGGATATTCGACCGTCACGCTGACCCTGCCCGCCACCTCGCCCTTGTCCATGAATGGCCGGAAAACCCTGACGGTCCGCGAATTCTTCGACACCGGAGGAACGATCTTCGCCGTGGCCTGGGAAGGTTCCCTTCCCCCGGATCTGTCGGTCCTTCTGGGGGACAAAATGACCCGCGTCCCCAAAAAAAATCTCTCTCCCTATCGCCATCAGCTGTTTGTCCAGACGCCGGACCTGAAACTGCGCGTCATCGGTACCGCCCGGTTCCGGGCGGGGAACGCCTGGATTCCCACCCGGCTTCCCCCCGGGTTCCGGACGGACCAGATCCGGGTCCAGGCCCCATGA
- a CDS encoding EAL domain-containing protein, whose translation MPACPVCLTGTSGFLIRADTPFRREILGIGKKDILLASGAGPVILWNDVTAWIEEGHFYGMIEFWDRYCSPERWQFYRLERPRSLPPSLPDPVDWRWIVDNRPLVWIDTLIEQGAIRMFRQPIVELGKKEGSRIIGYELLARGEENNGKIIPPLVLIREARSQNRLFHLDRACRLSAIRTVTDRPESFVYFINFIPSVIYVAEHCLETTMEAIRNSSLSPDQIVFEVTESEYVDDPDHLKSILTYYRKNGFRYALDDVGEGYNTIERLRFLEPDIIKLDRKWVSGIHNHPDKQEKARQIYDAARETGAACLAEGVEEPEEALVLKQMGYFWQQGYLYGKPAPFPDRS comes from the coding sequence ATGCCCGCCTGTCCCGTCTGTCTGACCGGAACGTCCGGATTTCTGATCCGGGCCGACACCCCGTTCCGGAGAGAGATTCTCGGAATCGGAAAAAAAGACATTCTTCTGGCCTCCGGGGCGGGTCCGGTCATTCTCTGGAACGACGTCACCGCCTGGATCGAAGAAGGCCATTTTTATGGGATGATCGAATTCTGGGACCGCTATTGTTCCCCGGAACGCTGGCAATTTTACCGTCTCGAGCGTCCCCGTTCCCTTCCGCCCTCGCTCCCGGACCCGGTCGACTGGAGATGGATCGTCGACAACAGGCCTCTCGTGTGGATCGACACCCTGATCGAGCAGGGGGCGATCCGGATGTTCCGGCAACCCATCGTTGAGCTGGGAAAAAAAGAGGGATCCCGGATCATCGGATACGAACTTCTGGCTCGGGGAGAGGAGAACAACGGGAAGATCATTCCCCCGCTCGTCCTGATCCGGGAAGCCCGTTCCCAGAACCGGCTCTTTCATCTCGACCGGGCCTGCCGGCTCAGTGCAATCCGCACGGTGACAGACCGGCCGGAAAGCTTCGTCTATTTTATCAACTTTATTCCCAGCGTCATCTATGTCGCCGAACATTGTCTGGAAACAACGATGGAGGCGATCCGGAACTCGTCCCTCTCCCCGGATCAGATCGTCTTTGAGGTCACCGAATCCGAGTACGTGGATGATCCCGATCATCTGAAGTCGATCCTGACATACTACCGGAAAAACGGCTTTCGCTACGCGCTCGACGATGTCGGGGAAGGGTACAATACGATCGAACGGCTTCGCTTCCTGGAGCCGGACATCATCAAGCTCGACCGGAAATGGGTGTCCGGCATTCACAATCATCCGGACAAACAGGAAAAAGCCAGGCAAATTTACGATGCGGCCCGGGAAACCGGTGCCGCCTGTCTGGCCGAAGGCGTGGAAGAACCGGAAGAAGCTCTTGTCCTGAAACAGATGGGCTACTTCTGGCAACAGGGATATCTGTACGGAAAACCGGCCCCCTTTCCGGACCGTTCCTGA
- the queA gene encoding tRNA preQ1(34) S-adenosylmethionine ribosyltransferase-isomerase QueA yields MTSDENMPRTLSDPGTFYQPDTLQTTNGGELSVSRGNPDEYDYDLPEDRIRLYPPPTRGESRLLVAGRESGVPYFGTMEDFSRFLFPGDLLVLNDSRVLPARVFLRAPTGRKIELLFLNPQDPSPVRFLGKGIGSSSTLSLPGGGKVRDILYLPKEGCFQGIYEGEEGLLSWLESHGEMPLPPYIRKARDHHPSDRDRYQTVFSRHPGSVAAPTAGLHFTETLLEKLKDKGVETATVTLHVGIGTFRPLGPGGIDQHVMHAERFLVPEETSQKIEDARRRGNRVFAVGTTVMRTLETWGQHPVRAAVPTWTRLFIRPGFPFRVVDGLLTNFHQPRSTLVVLVDSFLGGRGRWRSLYRQALEEGFMFLSYGDAMLIVPEDRKGGWK; encoded by the coding sequence ATGACATCGGACGAAAACATGCCACGAACACTTTCAGATCCAGGAACATTTTATCAGCCGGATACTCTCCAGACAACCAATGGAGGAGAGCTGTCCGTCTCCCGGGGGAATCCGGACGAGTACGACTACGATCTCCCGGAAGACCGGATCCGTCTTTATCCGCCGCCGACCCGCGGGGAAAGCCGTCTTCTTGTTGCCGGCCGCGAATCCGGAGTCCCGTATTTCGGGACAATGGAGGATTTTTCCCGCTTTCTTTTTCCGGGGGACCTTCTGGTTTTGAACGATTCCCGGGTCCTTCCCGCGCGGGTGTTTCTCCGGGCGCCAACGGGCCGAAAAATCGAGCTGCTGTTTTTAAATCCCCAGGATCCCTCGCCCGTTCGTTTTCTGGGAAAAGGAATCGGATCGTCTTCGACCCTGTCCCTGCCGGGTGGAGGAAAAGTGAGGGATATTCTGTATCTTCCAAAGGAAGGGTGTTTTCAGGGGATCTACGAGGGAGAAGAAGGCCTTCTCTCCTGGCTCGAGTCCCATGGAGAGATGCCCCTTCCTCCCTATATCCGGAAAGCCCGGGACCACCACCCCAGTGACCGGGACCGGTATCAGACCGTCTTCTCCCGCCACCCAGGTTCGGTGGCGGCTCCCACGGCCGGACTGCACTTCACGGAGACGTTGCTGGAAAAACTGAAAGACAAGGGAGTGGAAACGGCGACTGTCACCCTTCATGTGGGGATAGGCACCTTCCGTCCGCTCGGACCGGGCGGCATCGATCAGCACGTCATGCATGCCGAACGGTTTCTGGTTCCGGAGGAGACGAGCCAAAAGATCGAAGACGCCCGGCGTCGGGGAAACCGGGTGTTTGCCGTCGGGACAACGGTCATGCGGACCCTCGAAACCTGGGGACAGCATCCCGTCCGGGCGGCCGTGCCAACCTGGACGCGTCTCTTCATCCGTCCGGGTTTTCCCTTTCGCGTGGTGGATGGTTTGCTGACAAATTTCCATCAACCGCGGTCGACCCTGGTGGTTCTCGTCGACAGTTTTCTGGGGGGTCGCGGTCGATGGCGTTCCCTGTACAGGCAGGCGCTGGAGGAAGGCTTCATGTTTTTGAGCTATGGCGACGCGATGCTGATCGTTCCGGAGGATCGGAAAGGAGGATGGAAATGA
- a CDS encoding class I SAM-dependent methyltransferase translates to MTTRQGTAGPGSGMRRGWEQAAARYREGLGLHLGEIGKKVSSMVLPLPPGPVLDLACGPGTVLEAVSRVQGRYVNVGCDFSFRMVRFARHSVEKSQGVVADQDALPFSSGSFGVVVSSMGTIFSRDPEKQLQEIARLLKTGGKFGFSAWGKPEETALGEVSRTVLRTWPHPYEGHVPPLESPYSAGRSAWLEEVTASAGLVVRSVQPDRIVFRFPDVETAARALVGTGRFSLVLEGKEELEEELLDRTRQAFLPHRDPRTGQVQLENRYYLFVLEKQSS, encoded by the coding sequence ATGACAACAAGGCAGGGCACAGCGGGTCCGGGGAGCGGGATGCGTCGCGGATGGGAGCAGGCGGCTGCGCGTTACCGCGAAGGGCTCGGACTTCATCTGGGGGAAATCGGGAAAAAAGTGTCTTCCATGGTTCTTCCTCTTCCTCCCGGCCCCGTTCTGGACCTGGCCTGCGGACCCGGAACCGTGCTGGAAGCCGTTTCCAGGGTTCAGGGCCGGTATGTGAATGTGGGATGCGATTTTTCCTTTCGCATGGTGCGATTTGCCCGGCACTCCGTAGAAAAAAGCCAGGGGGTCGTTGCCGATCAGGATGCTTTGCCTTTTTCGTCCGGGTCTTTCGGAGTGGTGGTGTCGTCGATGGGGACCATTTTTTCCCGCGATCCGGAAAAACAGCTTCAGGAGATCGCCCGCCTGTTGAAGACGGGGGGAAAATTCGGTTTCTCGGCGTGGGGAAAACCGGAAGAAACGGCACTGGGAGAAGTCTCCCGGACCGTTCTCCGTACCTGGCCCCATCCTTATGAAGGGCATGTTCCGCCTCTGGAGTCCCCTTATTCCGCGGGCAGAAGCGCCTGGCTCGAGGAAGTGACGGCTTCGGCGGGGCTGGTTGTCAGATCGGTCCAGCCCGACCGGATCGTCTTCCGGTTTCCGGACGTGGAAACCGCTGCCAGGGCGCTTGTCGGGACAGGCCGCTTTTCCCTCGTACTGGAAGGGAAAGAAGAGCTGGAAGAGGAACTCCTCGACAGGACCCGGCAAGCGTTTTTGCCTCACCGGGACCCCCGGACCGGACAGGTGCAGCTGGAAAATCGCTATTATCTGTTTGTCCTCGAAAAACAGTCTTCCTGA
- a CDS encoding DUF6941 family protein — MTSSDFLREKSTWMCDDFRIEITSKLILVGIYPPTPVVPVIFTPGFPVTVPSLCFVQLFESDRDGVASFTSRIQNLESGRQIGGEVTGRLRLQKGQIINLLRFGGLPFHQAGSFGLSTLVEGCPDPFTANFDVKLFTPPSPSAS; from the coding sequence TTGACCTCTTCCGATTTCCTTCGGGAAAAATCCACCTGGATGTGCGACGATTTCCGCATTGAAATCACGAGCAAGCTGATTCTGGTGGGCATTTATCCACCGACGCCGGTCGTTCCGGTCATCTTTACGCCGGGATTTCCCGTGACGGTTCCCTCTCTGTGCTTCGTCCAGCTCTTTGAATCCGACCGGGACGGCGTCGCTTCCTTCACATCCAGAATCCAGAATCTCGAATCCGGTCGGCAAATCGGCGGCGAGGTGACCGGACGCCTTCGTCTCCAGAAAGGGCAAATCATCAACCTGCTCCGATTCGGGGGACTTCCGTTTCATCAGGCAGGCTCTTTCGGACTGTCCACACTGGTGGAAGGGTGTCCCGATCCCTTCACGGCCAACTTCGATGTGAAGCTTTTCACGCCTCCTTCGCCGTCAGCTTCCTGA
- a CDS encoding MarC family protein, giving the protein MSHRFLLAFLPLFVAIDPPGILPFFLSLTQGLPAPQKKTIARTASLTAFLLSLSFALGGRVILDYLGLSIWDFSIAGGILLLVLSVSDLLQSQKLPEEEDLSAKNLTRRSLGVVPLGIPVIAGPATLTTALTLSKSGPLWAVVSALLVNMLLIYFLLSRSEKLNRIMGNTLSSAVGKIFSLLLAAIAVSLIHKGIVGLMKP; this is encoded by the coding sequence ATGAGCCACCGGTTTCTTCTCGCGTTTCTGCCGTTGTTCGTGGCAATCGATCCGCCCGGAATCCTGCCATTTTTTCTCAGTCTAACACAGGGGCTTCCCGCCCCCCAAAAAAAGACGATTGCACGGACGGCGTCTCTCACGGCGTTTCTCCTGAGCCTGTCCTTCGCCCTGGGTGGACGCGTGATCCTGGACTATCTTGGGTTGTCCATCTGGGACTTTTCCATCGCAGGCGGCATTCTCCTTCTGGTCCTTTCCGTCTCGGACCTTCTGCAGTCGCAAAAACTTCCGGAAGAAGAAGATCTATCGGCGAAAAATCTGACCCGGCGGTCTCTCGGCGTCGTCCCGCTGGGCATTCCCGTGATTGCGGGTCCGGCGACCCTGACAACCGCTCTGACTCTCAGCAAGAGCGGTCCCTTGTGGGCGGTTGTCTCGGCTCTCCTCGTCAACATGCTCCTGATCTATTTTTTACTGTCCCGCTCCGAAAAATTGAACCGGATCATGGGAAACACCCTTTCGAGCGCTGTCGGAAAGATCTTTTCCCTCTTGCTGGCCGCCATCGCGGTCAGCCTGATCCACAAGGGGATCGTCGGTCTGATGAAGCCCTGA
- a CDS encoding ATP-binding protein has product MTSKNTPELRKRLLRSPAVLIGAFLIMTVLTTFLEMRTPPAHYSSQLISHLIVIFLFNIDLILAISLILVLLRNIVKLYWDRRTGVFGSGFKSRLIGAFLLMVLIPSVLLFIVASGFLNNSVQRWFSFPITDSLHSSLEVARGYYNQTKENTVLIAREISDEMSVRPGMVGHPEALKDFLTLKRKEYDLAGVELYVLHGDQTTAAVPVRIAQVNSLNVRLLDLPRDQITRALKKGGDAFVYSTGLGDLIRAVVPVAYPGPRGKRAMSRQGAVVVNYFVPGRFLEKMGSITHAFRDYQALQKFKNPIRESYLLLFLMITLIIIFGAVWFGIYLARKITEPIGALEKATEEVARGNLSVRVPESGQDEFALLIRSFNQMTEDLADSNRTLQEANSEMARRREYTETILEHIGTGVISIDREGVISTVNRSAEDLLSLPRHLALGKTLEEIHHPAVSVFRELLARGRELDGQEVESSFALPEGQVKTFRIRSNRLSDPGGIPGAGVVIVFDDITALLMAQKAQTWREVAQRVAHEIKNPLTPIQLSAQRLQKKFLERSEDFPRVFQEAIQTIVDEVQSMKHLVDEFSSFARIPGSNPQELDIVSLLSDISWLYRSAHKDIEIVLDAPADVPLLVLDKNAIRRVFVNLFDNAVNAMKEKGRIDISVQVVQDAVTVYFGDSGPGIPQEYQDRIFLPHFSTKHQGMGLGLAIVHRILEEHGATIAYLGQSPGGALFSLVFPLHRVPDSVREAFREVP; this is encoded by the coding sequence GTGACCTCTAAAAACACGCCGGAACTCCGGAAAAGACTTCTCCGTTCCCCTGCGGTCCTGATCGGCGCATTTCTGATCATGACGGTGCTGACGACGTTTCTTGAAATGCGGACCCCTCCCGCCCACTATTCTTCGCAACTGATTTCCCATCTCATTGTCATTTTTCTTTTCAATATCGATCTGATCCTGGCCATCAGCCTGATCCTAGTGTTGCTCCGGAATATCGTCAAACTTTACTGGGACCGGCGAACGGGTGTTTTTGGCAGCGGATTCAAGTCCCGTCTGATCGGGGCGTTTTTGTTGATGGTCCTGATCCCGTCCGTTCTTCTGTTTATTGTCGCCAGCGGATTTTTGAACAATTCGGTCCAGAGGTGGTTCAGCTTTCCGATCACCGACTCCCTGCACTCCTCCCTGGAGGTGGCGCGCGGTTATTACAACCAGACCAAGGAAAACACCGTTCTGATCGCACGGGAGATTTCCGATGAAATGTCGGTTCGCCCCGGGATGGTGGGCCATCCGGAGGCGTTAAAGGACTTTCTGACGCTGAAGCGCAAGGAGTATGACCTCGCGGGGGTTGAACTGTATGTCCTTCACGGGGACCAGACAACGGCGGCGGTTCCGGTCCGTATTGCCCAGGTCAATTCGCTCAATGTCCGGCTCCTCGATCTGCCAAGGGACCAGATCACGCGCGCGCTCAAAAAAGGAGGCGACGCGTTTGTCTATTCCACCGGACTGGGAGATCTGATTCGGGCTGTTGTTCCGGTCGCCTATCCCGGTCCCCGGGGAAAACGGGCGATGTCCCGCCAGGGTGCCGTTGTGGTCAACTACTTCGTTCCCGGGCGTTTTCTCGAAAAAATGGGCAGCATTACCCATGCCTTCCGGGATTATCAGGCTCTCCAGAAATTCAAGAACCCGATCCGGGAATCGTATCTCCTTCTTTTTTTGATGATCACGCTGATCATCATTTTTGGAGCGGTCTGGTTCGGAATTTATCTGGCGCGCAAGATTACGGAACCGATCGGTGCGCTGGAAAAGGCGACCGAAGAGGTCGCCCGCGGAAATTTGTCCGTGCGGGTTCCGGAGTCCGGTCAGGACGAGTTCGCGCTTCTCATCCGCTCCTTCAACCAGATGACGGAAGATCTTGCGGATTCGAACCGGACCCTCCAGGAAGCCAACTCGGAAATGGCCCGTCGACGGGAGTATACGGAAACCATTCTCGAACATATCGGGACCGGCGTGATTTCCATCGACCGGGAGGGGGTCATCTCCACGGTGAACCGTTCCGCGGAAGACCTTCTGTCCCTGCCACGGCATCTGGCACTGGGGAAAACGTTGGAGGAAATCCATCATCCGGCCGTGTCTGTTTTTCGTGAACTTCTTGCCCGCGGGAGGGAGCTGGACGGGCAGGAGGTCGAATCGTCCTTTGCGTTGCCGGAGGGTCAGGTCAAGACGTTTCGGATCCGGAGCAACCGATTGTCGGATCCGGGCGGCATTCCCGGGGCAGGTGTCGTCATCGTCTTTGACGATATCACGGCGCTTCTGATGGCCCAAAAAGCCCAGACCTGGAGGGAGGTTGCCCAACGGGTCGCCCATGAGATCAAAAATCCGCTGACGCCGATTCAACTCTCCGCCCAGCGTTTGCAGAAAAAATTTCTGGAACGCTCCGAAGATTTCCCCCGGGTTTTCCAGGAGGCGATTCAGACGATCGTCGACGAAGTCCAGAGCATGAAGCATCTGGTCGACGAATTTTCCTCCTTTGCCCGTATTCCCGGGAGCAATCCCCAGGAGCTGGACATCGTCTCCCTGCTGTCGGATATTTCCTGGCTTTATCGTTCGGCACACAAAGACATCGAAATCGTTCTGGACGCACCTGCGGACGTTCCGTTGCTGGTTCTGGACAAAAACGCCATCCGTCGGGTGTTCGTGAACCTGTTTGACAATGCGGTCAACGCCATGAAGGAAAAGGGCCGAATCGATATTTCCGTTCAGGTTGTGCAGGACGCGGTGACCGTCTATTTCGGAGACTCTGGACCCGGGATCCCTCAGGAATACCAGGATCGGATCTTCCTGCCCCATTTTTCGACAAAACACCAGGGGATGGGGTTGGGGTTGGCGATCGTTCACCGTATTCTGGAAGAGCACGGGGCGACCATTGCCTACCTGGGGCAATCCCCGGGTGGAGCCCTTTTTTCTCTCGTTTTTCCCCTTCACAGAGTCCCGGATTCCGTCCGGGAAGCGTTCAGGGAGGTTCCTTAA